CTGGGCTTGAGTACATTCCACCCGGCGGCCTTTGCCCAGCGTGACCAATGGTGGGCTGACGGAGACGCGAGATTCTTCCAGCTCAACGACCAACTGCAGTATCTAGGCATGTTTGCATTCCGCGCTCCGGTTCCCGCCTACAAACATTCGGCCGCCATGTTTTTGCGGATGCGAGGCAAACTGGAGACGGATCAGACGCATCCCGAGAGCCCTGGCCGTCCGGATTCTGACCGCATCGTGCTGCAGCAGATCGCTGCCGACATCGACGCCATGCTGGCGGACGCTTAGCAGCCTGTTGAGTGTGGTGCTTTCGCTGTTGGGATGGACTGATACTAACCCGCAGCGCCAGGGAGGCGTGAGATGGATTGCCTCGCTGGCGCGTCGAGTTAGTAAATCAACAGACGGTCAGAGCGTTTGACGCCCCTTGGTTTCCAAAGTGGCCGCCTTGAGTTTCGAAAGAGACTAGCCGATCCGGCTCAGCCTTCTTTCTTCTCTGCTTTCTTAAAGCCTTTGGCAAAGGCTTTTTCACCGAAAACGAGTTCGGAGGCTTCTTTTTTCTCGGCACCCTCTACTTTTGCCTTGCAATTCTTGCAGCAGAAAGCGACTTTCGTGCCGTCGACCTTGATCATGGTTTCAGGGTTGATCTTGCCGCCGCTGATGGGGCAACCCTTCTGCTCGTACTGGTGGGTTTGCACGAGTTGACGGTTGGCCTGGGTAGCGAACTTTTCAGGTGTTTTGGCAAATTTGCCGGCGCAGCCATTGCAGCAGAAAAACACCTTGCCTTCCTTGTAATCAGCGGACTTATCCGCGGTGGCGTCCTTGTCAGCGACCGCACACTTCACGCCTTCGAGATCGACCTTGGCGGTCTCCGCCGCAAACACGGATGCGGAAGCTACCAAAAGCACGGCGACACCGGACAACAAGCGATTTTTCATTGGTTCACTCTCAAAATGGGCCCTAAAACTGTTAATTACGCGGGGTTGCGTAACCGCTACAGGCTGTGTAATTGCACGTTAGCTTACGGTACCGCAATGGTGGAAGTCAAATTCAGAAATCTGTCTGGTCGCCGTACCCGCCGTTCTGTTAGCGTGCGGTCGAAGACTATGACAATTGCGAAGTCTTGCGGGCATCCGGTCCGTGCGGTGGAGTCGCCGGTTTCGAGTGCCGATGTCATAGGTAAGGGATTACAGATTCGTCGAACGTGGATCAGTTGATTCCGATGAATCGCAATGACAGCAACGGATTTCGCTGAAGAGAGATATGATGAAAACGCCACGACGCCAATTTCTTGGATTGAGCACGGGGCTGCTTACCGGTGGCCTGATTTCCAATGCGATCGCCTCACGCGTTGCCGCACAGACGCCGGGAGAGCATCCTGAATGGGCGAACCCCGTCCACCGCGTTGCCAACGCCCCATCGGTACCGAAGGCATCCGTCCCCCAAGACGAACCGGGGAAGGCTGCCCTGCGCCGAGGTCTGGAAATGGCGCGGCAGTCACTTGAAATCTCCCGCAATGACGTTCGCGACTACACTGCTATCTTGGTCAAACGCGAGCAAATTGGTGGCACGGTGGGTGAGCATGAATACATGATGATCAAGGTTCGCAATCGGAAGGTATCCGGTGGTCAGCTGATCCAGCCGTTCAGCGTTTACATCGGCTTCCTGAAGCCGGCTGCGGTCAAAGGCCGTGAGGTGATTTACGTCGAGAACCGCAATGACGGAAAGCTGGTGGCGCATGAGGGTGGTTTTAAAGGACGGTTCTTGCCGACCGTCAATCTGCCCGTTGACGGGATGCTGGCCATGCGTGGTCAACGCTATCCGCTGACTGAAATCGGCGTTGAGAAAATGATCGTGAAGCTGATCGAACGCGGTGAAAAGGCGATGCGGCACGAAGACGTCACGTGTGAGTTCCGCAAAGGAGCGAAACTGAAAGATCGCGTTTGCACCGTGCTAGAGGTAACCCAGCCGACGCAGCGACCTGACGCCGAGTTCTACCAAGCTCAGGTGTTCATGGACGATCAATTGAATATGCCGATTCGATATGTCGCATACCACTGGCCCGATCAGCCGGGCGGCCAAGGTGAGGTAATCGAGGAATACAACTACCTCAACCTCAAAATCAACGTCGGCCTGACTGACGCGGACTTCGATCCCACCAATAAAGATTACAACTTTTATTCGTAACGGACCGTCGATGGGCGGCGATGTCCGTCGAGAGAAAGTAGCAACGCGCTAGCTGAGCTGGTGTGGGTGGGCTGCCGGAAGACGGTGTTGGCAGACGGAGAACTGTTATAGTGGGAGATAGTGTTCACGCTCCCGCCTAGAAAGTTCCCGCCCTATGTCCGCCGCAATCCGTTGTTGGACTGGTTGTCTTGCGATTATCGTTTTGACCGTCGGAGCTTCGGCGGAAGAGACGGGATCTGCCGCGATGGAGGAAGAACGTTTTTTCGAAACGTTTGTCCGCCCCGTATTGGTCAACCATTGTAGTGAATGTCATGGCTCCGAAAAACAGTTCGCGGGCCTGCGTTTGGATTCTTGGACCAGTATCGCAGAAGAGAGCGATACCGCACCTGTCGTAATCTCCGGGGATCCCGACGCCAGCCTACTCATCCGGGCGATTCGTCGTGAAGGTGGGCTCGACATGCCGCCAGATGATCCCTTGGACGAGAAATCAGTTGAAGTGCTCACGCACTGGGTTCGCAACGGGGCCTACTGGCCGACCTCTGCGGCGATCGATGACGACCGTAAGCCAGTTCAAGGCCACTGGGCGTTTCAGCCAATCGTTTCACCGGAGATACCATCTCTGCCGAGTGGGTCGAGTCGCTTCGCCCGGCAATGGCCGCGAACGACCATCGATGCCTTTGTGATTGATAAGCTCCAGTCCCAGGAATTGCTTCCGGCCCGCGAAGCGGATCGACGCACGCTGATTCGCCGGGCAAGTTACGCGGTTACAGGGTTGCCGCCAAGTTCCGACGCGATCGAACGTTTTGTAGAGGATCCTGCACCGGATGCCTACGCTCGCTTGGTCGATCGGCTACTTGCCTCGCCTCAATATGGCGAGCATTGGGCGCGGAAGTGGTTGGATATCGCTCGGTATTCAGACTCCAAGGGGTACGTGTATGCGAGAGAAGAACGTTTTTGGACACATGCCTGGAGCTATCGAGACTGGGTCGTCAACGCCTTCAATGAAGACCGTCCTTACGATGAGTTTCTACTCATGCAGTTGGCGGCTGACCAGGTCGCTTCATCGCAACAAGATCTTGCCGCGATGGGCTATCTCACGTTGGGTCGCCGTTTTCTCGGGGTCAAGCATGACATTATTGATGACCGCATCGACGTCCTAACGCGAGGGATGTTGGGACTGACCGTCGCGTGTGCTCGCTGTCACGATCACAAGTTCGATCCCATTCCCACGGCGGACTACTACTCGCTTTACGGTGTATTTGATAGTTGTTTGGAACGGGAGCAATCTATCAGTGATATCAACACCCTCGATCCTGCCTACGTCGCTGAGTTGGACAAGCGCCAGCAGGCCTATGACAGTCGTATGAGTCAGGTCCGGCAGGAGTGTGCCGACCGCGTCCGCCAGCGGATTACAGACTATTTGGCGGCTCAATTTGAATTGGACGAATATCCAGATGAATCGTTCGGCCAGCTCTTTCAGAAGTCTGATTTACTGCCCACCGTCGTTCACCGTTGGAAGGAGTATCTGCGCGACGCCCAGGAACAGAACGATCCGGTTTTTTACGCTTGGCATCGCTTCGCGCCGTTGGCGGACCTCTCCGAAGCTGAATTCATCGCGCAATCCCAATTGATCAGCGCGGAGCTACAGAACGCGGCAGCGGATCAGGTCCATCCATTGGTCGCCAAAGCGTTCGTCGACCCACCGCAGAGTATCAGTGAAATGGTCGAAATCCACGGCAAGTTATTTTCCGCTCCGGAACAAGACTTGGACGCCGCACTGATCGCAGTACGGCAGGGTTCAAACTCTCCCTGTGAGATCCCGCCGGGGTCGATCGTGGAAATTGAGCTGATGATGGACATTGACAGCACTCAGGAATTGTGGGGACTGCAAGCTCAAGTCGATCGTTGGATCATTCAGGCGGAAGAGAACGACCAGCGCGTGAGGATCTTGATCGACCGAACGACTCCGGTGCAGCCGCGGGTTTTCCGGCGAGGGAACCCGTTGCGCAAACAGGATGCCGTCTCGCGTCACTTTTTGTCGTTGTTTTCGTCGGAACCCCCAGAACCGTTCTCGCGTGGTAGCGGCCGCTTGGAATTAGCGCAACGAATCATTGAACCGGGAAATCCGCTCACTGCGCGGGTGATCGTCAACCGCGTTTGGGGTCAGTATTTTGGACATCCGCTCGTCGCGACGCCCAGTGATTTCGGACTTCGGGCTTCACCACCATCGCATCCTGAGTTGTTGGATAGTTTGGCCACGGCATTGATCGAGAACCATTGGAGTCTGAAGGAACTGCATCGTCGCATTTTGTTGTCAGCCACCTTTCGCCAATCCGATCAGGGCTGCGAGGATTTGACCGTCCGCCCGGCGGCCCGGCGGCTTGATCCTGAGAATCGATGGTTGTGGCATTGGCAACCTCAACGCCTGACACTTGAGGAGATGCGGGATTCATTCCTATCCGTGACCGACGACCTTGATTCTCGCATCGGTGGCAAACCGGTCGATACGCTTTGGAAGTCGCCATTCTCGCAACGCCGGGCGATCTATGGCGTCGTCGATCGCCAGTTCCTGCCGGGCTTGCTCCGCGCTTTTGACTTTGCCAATCCAGATCTCTCGATAGCGACGCGTTCTGAAACGACGGTCCCGCAACAATCGCTGTTTTTTCTCAACCATCCACTTGTGTTGGAGCGGGCCAGAGCAATATCAGCCAGTGTCGAGGCGATCGCGTCCCCAGACGACCGCGTCGAAGCGCTTTTTCAAACGGTCTTGCTTCGCCCACCGACGCCCAGTGAGCGAAGCGATGCATTGCATTTCGTCACTTCGACAGACCCGCACACCCAGGGCGATGTACCACCTACCGCATCGGATTGGAGCTATGGGTATGGCAAATTGGACGAAGCGTCCAGCGTCGTCAAGCATTTTACAGAGCTGCCTCATTTCAGTGGTCAAGCATGGCAGGGCGGCCCGGCATATCCCGACCCGGCACTCGGGTGGGTACAGCTCAATGAGTCGGGCGGGCACCCGGGAAATGATCGTACCCACGCCGCGGTCCGGCGGTGGACTGCACCCCATGACATGCACATCCAGATTCAGTCGGAAATCATGCACGAGCCGCCCCAAGGAGATGGTATTCGCGCATTTATCGTGACATCGTCGGTCCCGGCAGGCGTCGTCTCCCAAGCCACCGTGCATCAAAAATCCGCAAAGATGAATGTCGACGCACTGCTGGTGGCCGCGGGACAAACGGTCGACTTTCTGGTCGATATCGGTGACAACCTGGGCTACGATCAGTTTTCTTGGGAAATTGTCGTTAGCGAGAAAGGAGATGACGGGACTTCCTCGTCGCATCCCGCCAATCTTGTGTGGGATGCGAAAGCCGATTTCGGCACGGTCAACAGCGAACCATTGTCAGCTTGGGAACAATTGACGCAGATCCTGTTAGGCACCAACGAGTTCCTGTTCGTTCATTAGCCTCCTTTTTGAAGACGAGTTTTCGGTATGTTTGAACTCAATCGACGTGAGCTTCTGCAGCGAGGCGGTCTCGGGATGGGGGCGCTGGGTTTGATGCAGGTGTTGGAGAGCGATGGTTACCGGGTGATGGGAGAACCGCTGCCGGTCGATGTTCCCGATCGCAATGCTCAGCCGCTCGCGGTGCGGCCTGCTCACTTCCCAGGCAAAGCGAAGCGAGTCATTCATTTTTTTCTGAATGGAGGGCCGTCGCACGTGGACACGTTTGATCCCAAGCCCGCGCTTGCCCGACATGCTGGTAAACCTCTGTCGCAAACACTGACGACTGAACGAAAAACTGGGGCCGCGTTCCCTTCGCCATTCCGGTTCAAGCGATACGGTGAATCGGGGATTGAGGTCAGTGATCTGTTCTCACGCACCGCCGAGCATATGGATGACATTGCGGTGATTCGGTCAATGGTGGCCGAAGTTCCCAACCACGAGCCATCCTTGATGCTGATGAACTGTGGCGACTCAGCTCAGACACGGCCTAGCGCCGGTGCGTGGGTACTGTATGGCATGGGAACCGAAAACCAGAATTTGCCAGGCTTTATTTCCTTGTGTCCCGGTGGGCTACCGATCAAGGATACGGAAAACTGGCAATCCGCGTTTCTGCCGGGCGCCTATCAAGGCACGTATATCGATTCCCAGCATCGGGAGCTGGGACGATTGTTGGAGAATATTGAGCATCCCCAAATTCGTCGTGGCGACCAACGAAGACAACTTGATCTATTGGCTAAGTGGAATGCCGAGCATCACGCCCTGCATGTCGATGAGCGTTTGAACGCGCGCATCCACTCCTATGAACTCGCCTTCCGGATGCAGCATGAAGCTCGGGAGGCATTTGATATCAGTGATGAAACGGCGGCTACCCAAGCGATGTATGGCGATGGTGTGCATGGCAGGCAAACTCTGATCGCTCGGCGTTTGCTCGAACGAGGGGTGCGGTATGTTCAATTATGGCATGGTGCGGGGCAGCCCTGGGATAACCACGACGATATTGAGAGCAATCATCGCCGGTTGGCGGGGGAATTGGATCCCGCGATCGCAGCGCTGCTGACCGACCTCAAGCAGCGTGGAATGTTGGAGGACACCTTGGTGCTCTGGGGCGGCGAGTTTGGACGCACGCCCACGGTCGAGCTAGGGGCTAACGGGCAGACGAAACTTGGCCGTGATCACAATCACTATGGGTTTACGGTGTGGATGGCTGGAGGAGGTATCAAGGGTGGTACGGTCCACGGTGCCACCGATGAGTTCGGTTTCAAAGCCGTAGAAAACCCGACCAGCGTTCACGATCTACACGCCACCATGCTCCATTTGCTGGGTTTCGATCACGAACGGCTCACCTATCGATACGCTGGCAGAGACTTCCGTTTGACCGACGTTCATGGCAGGGTAATTCAGGACATCATCGCCTGAGCGGACTGTCCCGAGTGTCGGACCGGAACCGCCGCCTAGCTACGATCTACTTCGCCGGCACGAGTTCTCGTTTGACTTTCTCGATCGCTTCCAACCGCAGTTCGTTGTTTTCCGCGGGGAAGCCGATCGCTTGGACGATGAAACCGAAATTGGCGTGGATCGCATTCGGATCCAGGTGGTAGTCGGCGAGTTGTCGGTCGCTCAAAAGTACGATAGCTGCCATTGCCGCATCACGTAGTTGAGGTTCGATGACGTTGCCACCGAAGTATTGCACCTCACTCGCCGCTCGCTCGTCATCGAGATACTGGGCCACATCGCTGATATTGCTTTTGTCGCCGAATCTCGAAATCGCTTGCATGGCCATCGCGAGCGTGGGCGGGTCCGTCGATTTTTGCAACGTTTCCAACGCCAGTTGCAACGATTGATCCAGATTGCAGTTAATGGCAAACCACAGCATGTCTTGTCGGTTGCTCACATCTGAACGTGTGACCCAGCCACCCAGCAAGGCGCGAAACAATCCTGACAGCTGAGCGTCGATCAACAGTCGGCTTGTGGCTTCACGCCGCATGGTCGTGAACAGTGCACCTTCTTCAACGCGACTGATGGGCATGTCCTGATCATTGGCGAGCAACAATAGCGCGATCACGTCGGCTTCGGTGGTCAAGCGATGTTCGACAAACATACCTCGTTGGATATCGATGATGGTGGCGCGGAACGCTTCGGCTCGCTGTTTCGTCGATCCTTCCAAGGCCGCAGCAGCAGCTTCGTGCCTCAAGAAAATCTCCACGTACAATTCGCGAACACGAATACCATCGCCCAGGATCTTGCGGGCCACGTTCCAGCCCTCCATCGATACGTCCTTTCCAGCGAGAAACGCATCGACGCGGCCAGCGGTCTCGTTGCCCGCAATCCCATCGGCAACGGTGCCAGCCCGCATCCGGACTTCGAGATCTGCATGCTCCTGGGCTGCCTTTTGCAATACCGGCATTGCCTGCTTGCCGACCGCTCGCAGCTTGGCGGTCGCTTGCTCGCGGGCGGCAAACTCTGCCCTGCCGAGTTGATCGACCCACTGAGAAATCTCGTCTGGAGTCGCCTTAGCACCCGCCGAGGGCACACCGTCAGGGGCCGCTTCGCTGCGAGGCTGTTGTGCCACAGCCGGCGTCTGGGTCTGTGCTCGGAACACATCCGCGATCTTGTCACTGGCTAGGTGTGGCTGCGTTAAAGCGGCCGAAACACTCGCCGGCTCGGGGATGTCCGCCACCGTGTCGGGCGCGGGAGCCGGTGCCTGAGCGGGCGTGTCCTGCGCGGGCACCTGGCTGGCGGGCACAATAACAGCACACAGCAACATGGTGCACGCGAGCCAGCGTTGTTCAAGTAATATCATCAAAACGATCCACTGCGACTGACGCGTTCAAATCGAACCCCCCGGCAAGCACGCTCACTCGAACGCACCCCATTTCTTCAAACCACTGGCATTGTACGTCATGTGAGTGCGAAAAATCCACCAGTTGCCCAATCCGATGCCCATCGCTAAGCTGCGATTCACTCTGGTCAAGTTTCTCAAGAAATTTGGCTCGCAAACATGTAGGGATTTGCGGCCGCTTGCAGCCTCACTGCTAAAAAGCCATTACGATGAAAACCAATTCTGCACAAACTCATTCCACCCCATCAATCGGCATCTCCACTCGTAGCGTCCATGGCGGCGAGCGGCATCAGAATTCGGAGGGGGCTCTCGCGAGCCCTATTTACGGGGCGTCGACGTTTGCCTTCGATTCCACTGATGATCTGATCGAATTCGTCGAGGGCCGCAGCGATCGCGTCGAGTACGCCCGCTATGGCAACCCGAATGAACGGATCGTCGAAGCCAAGCTGGCTGCACTCGAAGGCGCCGAGGATGCAATTCTCTACTCCAGCGGCATGGCCGCCGTGGTAGGGGTGTTGTTGAGCCAGTTGTCCGCCGGCGATGAAGTCATCTTTTTTGATGAGTGCTACCACCGCAGTCGTGAGTTCTGCTCCGATCACTTGTCTCGTTATGGGATCGTCACCCGCGAAGTCCGCACGGGTGACTTTGCCGCCATGGAAGCCGCGATCACTTCCAACACCAAAATGTTGGTGTCTGAGTCGCCCACCAACCCGCATCTCACCTGCGTGGATCTCGAAAAGTTCGCGGCCGTTGGCAAAACTCACGGGATCGAAACGCTGATCGATGCAACGTTAGCTACGCCCTATAACGTCAAGCCAATTGAATATGGTGTGGACTACGTCCTGCACTCGGCGACGAAGTATTTTGGCGGACACAATGATTTGTTGGCTGGCGTGATTTGCGGTAGCCGTGAAATGCTCAAGCCGGTTCGGGACTTCCGCGGTTACCTCGGCAGCGTCTGCTCGCCGCACAGTCTGTACCTGCTCGAACGGGGACTCAAGACGTTTGCACTGCGGATGGCTCGGCATAATGAAAACGGAATGGCTGTTGCCACGTTCTTAGAAAACCATCCCCGCGTCGGTCGTGTCTACTATCCTGGCCTTCCATCGCACCCTACCCATGCGGTGGCAGCGAAACAGATGAACGGGTTCGGTGGACTGATGACGTTCACGGTCAAAGACGCCGACGGCAAGGAGGCTTCCCAAGTCGTCGATGCGGTCACGATACCGCGGATCGCAGCGAGCCTCGGTGGTGTCGAGTCGCTCATTGAGCAGCCGCTGGTGATGAGCTATCTGCACTACACGCCCGAGCAACGCCAGGCAGTGGGCATCGACGACAATATGATTCGCCTGTCCTGCGGCATCGAAGATTCAGCCGACTTGATCGCCGACCTCGATCAGGCTCTGAGCAAGTAGGATGGGACCATCGTCCCGTCCGTGACCGCTCAACGCCCGTGACTGCGTTAGCCCGCGGCTGGCGGACACCGCAGATTGCTTTTCTAGATTGCTTTGGTGAAGGGCTGAAGACTTGGTCCACCCATGTTTTAGCGACCAGAAGAATCTCCCTAGCACGGCGTTGCCAGCTGCTGAACGCCAGGTTGACGCTGGAATACAAATTGACGATACGAGCAAAGTCTTAAATAGAGCTAAGTCGTATTGTCCACATCGCCCTACGGTAGTTTCAATGGGTGTCGCCTTCAAATGGTCGATCGCGTTGATATCCGCTCCCTCGGCGACTGCCGCCGCGATTCGTTCATCCGCATTTCGCACCCCAGCTCTGATAATCTTGTGTAAAACGGTGTCACCGTGTCTGCCTGGCGCCGTGGGGACACCGCCATATTTCATCACCTCGAGAAATTGTGTTGAGAATTGCGATCGGGCGGCCCCATGCATCACCGTATCTCCCGATCGAAAGACGTTTGGCAAACCCAGCCTAGAAGTGTGGCGGACGTGGGGATCTACATCATTTTCCAACAGGACTAAGAATCTTTCGAGCTGGTTGTCTGAGAAGTTGGTACCCCAGACGGACAATGACAGCAAAAACCATCGATTTTGAGGACAAGTCCCAGCTACTTGTGGTGTCGTGGCTAGGCAATCGGGGATTCGCCTCGGCGTATGCAGATCGAGATACACTTAAGCAGGTCGGGGGAAATGTTTCGGTATAACTCACGTAGGCGAGTCTCTCCGAGACTCGCAACTCTCAGCGTCTCGGAGAGACGCTGCTACGTGGTTTCACCGAATTACTTGTGCGTACCTGCTTACGACGGCAGTATGAAAATTTGTAATCGGACGACCGGACGGTTATGCTAGCGAGCCCTCGCAACGCTGCATCCGCGGCGTTCACCCATCTCGCCAACCTTCATTGAAAACTGTTCACATGACCGACCGACGAAACTTCTTGAAAACGTCAGCCACCGTGGCGGCCCTCGGTGCCTCCACACTTTCAGCCCAATCAGCCTCGGCCGCTGCGGGCAGCAATGAGCGGATGCGAATTGGATTCATCGGCCCCGGTGGCCGTGGCTTTGGTGCCCATGTGAAGTCGTTGTGCGAACTCCATGCGGCGGGGCGGGCGATTGATTTGGTCGGTGTTGCGGAGGTTTTTCAGGTCCAACGCGACCGCGTCGCGGATCATATCAAGAAGGAGACGGGCACTGATCCAGGCCGCTATGTTGACTATCGTGACATGATCGAGAAGGAGAATTTGGATGCCGTCTGCATCGGTACTCCGGATCACTGGCACCACAAACAGACCATTGACGCGCTTGCTGCGGGACTGAACGTCTACTGCGAAAAACCCATGACCAAGACGGTCGAGGAAGCGTTCGACGTTGAAGACAAGTGGCGGGCCAGTGGCAAGGTGATGCAAGTCGGCGTGCAATCGACCAGTCTGCCTGTTTGGAACGAGGTGAACAAACTTCTGTGCGACGGCAAGCTTGGCAAGGTACTGGGATTCCAGACGGAATACTTCCGTAATTCCGATGTGGGGCAGTGGCGTTACTACAAACTCACTCCGGACATGACGCCCAAGTCCATTGACTGGGACCGTTGGCTCGGGCGTGAACATGATCTGGCCGAAGGCATGCCGTTCGACCGAGAAGTTTATAAGCAGTGGCGTCGGTTTTGGCCGTTCGGAAGCGGTATGTTCACGGATCTGTTCGTGCACCGCACCACCTCGATGCTCAAGGCGACGGGCCTGCGAGTCCCCGGACGAGTTGTCGGTGCTGGGGGGATTTTCCTTGAGTACGACGGGCGCGGTGTGCCTGACGTCGCGACCGTCGCGGCTGACTTTAATGAGGGCGTCCAAGGATTGGTCACCGCCACCATGTGCAACGAAGAATCACGCGTTAACCAATTGATTCGCGGTCACTACGGGACGTTCGCATTCGGAAATGGCGAGGGCTTTGACGGATTCGACTTCATCCCCGAGCGGGGTCCCGTCACACACGTCCGTCAGGAAGCTGAACGCATCACCACCAAACCGGTGAAGAACACTACCTTGGCACACTTTGCGAACTGGCTCGACGCCTGTGAAGCGAACGACCCATCGATGTGCAATAACCAACCGGATCTAGGAGCAGCTGCCATGTCAGTCGTGAACCTAGGAGCGCAAAGCTATCGCAAGGGCAAAGTGTACTTTGTCGATGATCGCAAGATCTCGGATGTCGACCCCGGCTGGGCCGCCAAATGGGAAGCCCGGTCGCTGGCAGGAGGACCGCCGTCACACATTCCAGGCTGGAATGCCGGTGACTACGGCAGTACGCAATCGGACCCCGAATACATGAAGTACGGTGGGCCTTGGGTCGATGGAAAAGACCCCGCTGGCGGCGCCTGATTTTTTGCTTGCAGTTGCTTGCACCGCGACTGTCATGCGCGTGGCCGTATCTATTTTTTAGCAACCACGGATGGTCCTGTCCGCGACGAGCCCGCTTGGTCCGGGACGTAGGTTCCCGGTCTACGTTACCCTTATCCGCGTTGCCCCGTACGGGCGACAGCTAACGCCGTGACCGATTCTCGTGCGGTGTTTTGCTGGATTTGTAGCTCGGAACAATGTCCCGAGCGTGCAGAAGAATGGTCGCGGACGGGACGATGCTCCCATCCTGCGTTTAATAAAATCGCTCACGGCGGTGGGCGGCAGCCGCGCTCATCCCGTGCTGACACGGAGGACGCTGGCATTGAATTCACGGATCACGCAGTCGCATCTCACTAGGCAACCACCATGGACTCCCATTCAATCCGATTCGCACTCTTCATGGTCTGTTCTTTGGTCGGCACAGTCGATCGTGCGATCGCGGAGCGACCTTCGACTCCATTGCGGGCTGGCATCATT
This genomic window from Allorhodopirellula heiligendammensis contains:
- a CDS encoding DUF1571 domain-containing protein, whose translation is MKTPRRQFLGLSTGLLTGGLISNAIASRVAAQTPGEHPEWANPVHRVANAPSVPKASVPQDEPGKAALRRGLEMARQSLEISRNDVRDYTAILVKREQIGGTVGEHEYMMIKVRNRKVSGGQLIQPFSVYIGFLKPAAVKGREVIYVENRNDGKLVAHEGGFKGRFLPTVNLPVDGMLAMRGQRYPLTEIGVEKMIVKLIERGEKAMRHEDVTCEFRKGAKLKDRVCTVLEVTQPTQRPDAEFYQAQVFMDDQLNMPIRYVAYHWPDQPGGQGEVIEEYNYLNLKINVGLTDADFDPTNKDYNFYS
- a CDS encoding PSD1 and planctomycete cytochrome C domain-containing protein, with the protein product MSAAIRCWTGCLAIIVLTVGASAEETGSAAMEEERFFETFVRPVLVNHCSECHGSEKQFAGLRLDSWTSIAEESDTAPVVISGDPDASLLIRAIRREGGLDMPPDDPLDEKSVEVLTHWVRNGAYWPTSAAIDDDRKPVQGHWAFQPIVSPEIPSLPSGSSRFARQWPRTTIDAFVIDKLQSQELLPAREADRRTLIRRASYAVTGLPPSSDAIERFVEDPAPDAYARLVDRLLASPQYGEHWARKWLDIARYSDSKGYVYAREERFWTHAWSYRDWVVNAFNEDRPYDEFLLMQLAADQVASSQQDLAAMGYLTLGRRFLGVKHDIIDDRIDVLTRGMLGLTVACARCHDHKFDPIPTADYYSLYGVFDSCLEREQSISDINTLDPAYVAELDKRQQAYDSRMSQVRQECADRVRQRITDYLAAQFELDEYPDESFGQLFQKSDLLPTVVHRWKEYLRDAQEQNDPVFYAWHRFAPLADLSEAEFIAQSQLISAELQNAAADQVHPLVAKAFVDPPQSISEMVEIHGKLFSAPEQDLDAALIAVRQGSNSPCEIPPGSIVEIELMMDIDSTQELWGLQAQVDRWIIQAEENDQRVRILIDRTTPVQPRVFRRGNPLRKQDAVSRHFLSLFSSEPPEPFSRGSGRLELAQRIIEPGNPLTARVIVNRVWGQYFGHPLVATPSDFGLRASPPSHPELLDSLATALIENHWSLKELHRRILLSATFRQSDQGCEDLTVRPAARRLDPENRWLWHWQPQRLTLEEMRDSFLSVTDDLDSRIGGKPVDTLWKSPFSQRRAIYGVVDRQFLPGLLRAFDFANPDLSIATRSETTVPQQSLFFLNHPLVLERARAISASVEAIASPDDRVEALFQTVLLRPPTPSERSDALHFVTSTDPHTQGDVPPTASDWSYGYGKLDEASSVVKHFTELPHFSGQAWQGGPAYPDPALGWVQLNESGGHPGNDRTHAAVRRWTAPHDMHIQIQSEIMHEPPQGDGIRAFIVTSSVPAGVVSQATVHQKSAKMNVDALLVAAGQTVDFLVDIGDNLGYDQFSWEIVVSEKGDDGTSSSHPANLVWDAKADFGTVNSEPLSAWEQLTQILLGTNEFLFVH
- a CDS encoding DUF1501 domain-containing protein, with protein sequence MFELNRRELLQRGGLGMGALGLMQVLESDGYRVMGEPLPVDVPDRNAQPLAVRPAHFPGKAKRVIHFFLNGGPSHVDTFDPKPALARHAGKPLSQTLTTERKTGAAFPSPFRFKRYGESGIEVSDLFSRTAEHMDDIAVIRSMVAEVPNHEPSLMLMNCGDSAQTRPSAGAWVLYGMGTENQNLPGFISLCPGGLPIKDTENWQSAFLPGAYQGTYIDSQHRELGRLLENIEHPQIRRGDQRRQLDLLAKWNAEHHALHVDERLNARIHSYELAFRMQHEAREAFDISDETAATQAMYGDGVHGRQTLIARRLLERGVRYVQLWHGAGQPWDNHDDIESNHRRLAGELDPAIAALLTDLKQRGMLEDTLVLWGGEFGRTPTVELGANGQTKLGRDHNHYGFTVWMAGGGIKGGTVHGATDEFGFKAVENPTSVHDLHATMLHLLGFDHERLTYRYAGRDFRLTDVHGRVIQDIIA
- a CDS encoding trans-sulfuration enzyme family protein, with translation MKTNSAQTHSTPSIGISTRSVHGGERHQNSEGALASPIYGASTFAFDSTDDLIEFVEGRSDRVEYARYGNPNERIVEAKLAALEGAEDAILYSSGMAAVVGVLLSQLSAGDEVIFFDECYHRSREFCSDHLSRYGIVTREVRTGDFAAMEAAITSNTKMLVSESPTNPHLTCVDLEKFAAVGKTHGIETLIDATLATPYNVKPIEYGVDYVLHSATKYFGGHNDLLAGVICGSREMLKPVRDFRGYLGSVCSPHSLYLLERGLKTFALRMARHNENGMAVATFLENHPRVGRVYYPGLPSHPTHAVAAKQMNGFGGLMTFTVKDADGKEASQVVDAVTIPRIAASLGGVESLIEQPLVMSYLHYTPEQRQAVGIDDNMIRLSCGIEDSADLIADLDQALSK
- a CDS encoding Gfo/Idh/MocA family protein, with the translated sequence MTDRRNFLKTSATVAALGASTLSAQSASAAAGSNERMRIGFIGPGGRGFGAHVKSLCELHAAGRAIDLVGVAEVFQVQRDRVADHIKKETGTDPGRYVDYRDMIEKENLDAVCIGTPDHWHHKQTIDALAAGLNVYCEKPMTKTVEEAFDVEDKWRASGKVMQVGVQSTSLPVWNEVNKLLCDGKLGKVLGFQTEYFRNSDVGQWRYYKLTPDMTPKSIDWDRWLGREHDLAEGMPFDREVYKQWRRFWPFGSGMFTDLFVHRTTSMLKATGLRVPGRVVGAGGIFLEYDGRGVPDVATVAADFNEGVQGLVTATMCNEESRVNQLIRGHYGTFAFGNGEGFDGFDFIPERGPVTHVRQEAERITTKPVKNTTLAHFANWLDACEANDPSMCNNQPDLGAAAMSVVNLGAQSYRKGKVYFVDDRKISDVDPGWAAKWEARSLAGGPPSHIPGWNAGDYGSTQSDPEYMKYGGPWVDGKDPAGGA